A stretch of Brevundimonas naejangsanensis DNA encodes these proteins:
- a CDS encoding tetratricopeptide repeat protein, producing the protein MLTGLAVTAALWLAGPDMTVPASCQVPLDRINYRTCADEAPVGSPARSWALINLGSQAFMAGDMARAVKLYDEARPADGLNMYSDPVFHAFRGAAYDHVGRSKEALADAQTSWDILSGAVTIDPQNPPPTEDEYHGFVLAFILPILKANGDPAFAPAFGAYQRLSDDGVEALIRRAALLEQLGDFSRALAAGEKAMKLRPDDPGLQNNHCYTLVRAGRAAEGLPYCEAALARLPEASPILHSYASALAALGRCEEAERQLAEARRLDPAAALYRQPLECRAAG; encoded by the coding sequence ATGCTGACTGGCTTAGCCGTGACCGCCGCCCTGTGGCTCGCGGGCCCCGACATGACCGTGCCCGCGTCCTGCCAGGTTCCCCTGGACCGGATCAATTACCGGACCTGCGCCGACGAGGCGCCGGTCGGGTCCCCGGCCCGAAGCTGGGCGCTGATCAATCTGGGCAGCCAGGCCTTCATGGCCGGCGACATGGCCCGGGCGGTGAAGCTGTACGACGAAGCCCGCCCGGCCGACGGCCTGAACATGTACTCAGACCCGGTCTTCCACGCCTTTCGCGGCGCCGCCTACGACCACGTCGGCCGTTCCAAGGAGGCCCTGGCCGACGCCCAAACCAGCTGGGACATTCTGAGCGGGGCGGTCACCATCGACCCGCAGAACCCGCCGCCGACCGAGGACGAATACCACGGCTTCGTCCTTGCCTTCATCCTGCCGATCCTCAAGGCCAATGGCGATCCGGCGTTTGCTCCGGCCTTCGGCGCCTATCAGCGCCTCTCGGACGACGGGGTGGAGGCCCTGATCCGGCGCGCCGCCCTGCTGGAACAGCTGGGCGACTTTTCCCGCGCCCTGGCCGCCGGCGAAAAGGCCATGAAGCTGCGTCCCGACGACCCGGGACTGCAGAACAATCACTGCTACACCCTGGTCCGCGCCGGGCGAGCGGCCGAGGGCCTGCCCTATTGCGAAGCAGCCTTGGCGCGCCTGCCTGAGGCCTCGCCCATCCTCCACAGCTACGCCTCGGCCCTCGCCGCTCTCGGACGTTGCGAAGAGGCCGAGCGCCAGCTTGCCGAGGCGCGCCGGTTGGATCCCGCCGCCGCCCTCTACCGCCAGCCCCTCGAGTGCAGAGCGGCGGGCTAG
- a CDS encoding DUF4893 domain-containing protein, protein MQRSPNPSFRLAPSGRGAPTGGVSSRSFLALASLALALAACATTPPPPPPPPSVPAVAPSEGPVGAVLDDWRGVITPADRDRYQRRAAAWTLALEQARRQGGSGDLSALGDLIDPNAARPGVSPLPGAYRCRTVKLGSQGDEGGLGYVVYGWFACRIEQTAGGLKLTKRTGSQRPAGLLFPESDREMVFLGSMALASEPAAHSYGLRPERDMVAVLERIGEKRWRLVTPWPATESNLDLLELVPAPASSR, encoded by the coding sequence ATGCAGCGTTCGCCGAACCCTTCCTTCCGGCTCGCTCCGTCCGGCCGGGGCGCGCCGACGGGCGGCGTCTCGTCCCGGTCGTTCTTGGCGCTCGCGTCCCTGGCCCTGGCTCTGGCCGCCTGCGCCACCACGCCCCCGCCGCCGCCGCCGCCGCCGTCGGTCCCTGCCGTCGCCCCGTCCGAGGGGCCGGTCGGGGCCGTCCTGGACGACTGGCGCGGCGTCATCACTCCGGCCGACCGCGACCGCTATCAGCGCCGCGCCGCCGCCTGGACCCTGGCGCTCGAACAGGCGCGGCGTCAGGGCGGCTCGGGCGACCTGTCGGCGCTCGGCGACCTGATCGATCCGAACGCCGCCCGTCCCGGCGTCAGCCCTCTGCCCGGCGCCTACCGCTGCCGCACCGTCAAGCTGGGGTCCCAGGGCGACGAGGGCGGGCTCGGCTATGTCGTCTATGGCTGGTTCGCCTGCCGCATCGAACAGACCGCGGGCGGGCTGAAGCTGACCAAGCGCACCGGGTCGCAGCGCCCGGCGGGCCTGCTCTTCCCCGAGAGCGACCGCGAGATGGTCTTCCTGGGCTCCATGGCCCTGGCCTCCGAGCCCGCCGCCCACAGCTACGGCCTGCGTCCGGAGCGCGACATGGTCGCGGTGCTGGAGCGCATCGGCGAGAAGCGCTGGCGCCTGGTCACGCCCTGGCCGGCGACGGAATCCAACCTCGACCTGCTCGAACTGGTCCCGGCCCCGGCCTCGTCGCGCTGA
- a CDS encoding serine hydrolase — MSIRLSRRAALISTAVAAGGAALPNLAWAQTSPDTRSDEEIAAAADAWVQRCMAAWPDQPAVSLALVRDGKTVLAKGYGVRRQGKAEPADEHTLFAIASNSKNVTAACLAILVDEGKVKWDEPIRTYLPGFTLSDPMVGERITVRDTLSHRAGFGLGAGDLLFWPNSDRTRAEVLAQAAFVPIEDGFREDYHYCNLMFVVAGAVIEKVSGLSWEDFVQTRIFDRVGMSESVPLARLADPKKSALPHGRVGPPLRYQGPMTRIADSIVEVWNWDSAAAAGGICASAHDWAKWIAVRLNDGKLADGSRLFSEAAAREMVKPNIVVSSSNGPTAELPNRAVASTYAMGLQVQDYRGERLITHGGGSPGGISATVLIPGRKIGFSVFTNAEESFLLRALRSGLSDIAMNKVDVDWIADSKKREAEGIEKSLKAAAEIDAKQAAGAAPSLPLEAYAGTWRDPWYGDIVIAPKTEGRGRNRKTGLWLRFTHTPALQGWLEPYDGETFRTRFPDKREEDAFVTFKLENGQPVTATLKGVSPDIDFSYDYQDLKLTRMT; from the coding sequence ATGTCCATCCGCCTGTCGCGCCGCGCGGCGCTGATCTCCACCGCCGTCGCCGCCGGCGGGGCCGCCCTGCCGAACCTGGCCTGGGCTCAGACCAGCCCCGATACGCGCTCCGACGAGGAGATCGCCGCCGCCGCCGACGCCTGGGTGCAACGCTGCATGGCGGCCTGGCCGGACCAGCCGGCCGTGTCCCTGGCCCTGGTGCGCGACGGCAAGACGGTGTTGGCCAAGGGCTACGGCGTGCGCCGTCAGGGCAAGGCCGAACCGGCCGATGAACACACCCTGTTCGCCATCGCGTCGAACTCCAAGAACGTCACCGCCGCCTGCCTGGCCATCCTGGTCGACGAGGGCAAGGTGAAGTGGGACGAGCCGATCCGCACCTATCTGCCCGGCTTCACCCTGTCGGACCCGATGGTGGGCGAGCGCATCACCGTGCGCGACACCCTGAGCCACCGCGCCGGCTTCGGCCTGGGCGCCGGCGACCTGCTGTTCTGGCCCAACAGCGACCGGACGCGGGCCGAGGTCCTGGCCCAGGCCGCCTTCGTGCCGATCGAGGACGGCTTCCGCGAGGACTACCACTACTGCAACCTGATGTTCGTGGTGGCGGGCGCGGTGATCGAGAAGGTTTCCGGCCTGTCGTGGGAGGACTTCGTCCAGACCCGCATCTTCGACCGCGTGGGCATGAGCGAGAGCGTGCCCCTGGCGCGTCTGGCCGACCCCAAGAAGTCCGCCCTGCCCCACGGCCGCGTCGGGCCGCCCCTGCGCTACCAGGGGCCGATGACCCGGATCGCCGACTCCATCGTCGAGGTCTGGAACTGGGATTCGGCGGCGGCGGCGGGCGGCATCTGCGCCAGCGCCCACGACTGGGCCAAATGGATCGCCGTGCGCCTCAACGACGGCAAGCTGGCCGACGGCTCGCGCCTGTTCTCAGAGGCCGCCGCGCGCGAGATGGTCAAGCCCAACATCGTCGTCTCCTCCTCCAATGGGCCGACGGCGGAACTGCCCAACCGGGCGGTGGCCTCGACCTACGCCATGGGCCTGCAGGTGCAGGACTATCGCGGCGAGCGGCTGATCACCCACGGCGGCGGCTCGCCCGGCGGCATTTCGGCCACGGTGCTGATCCCCGGCCGCAAGATCGGCTTTTCCGTCTTCACCAACGCCGAGGAGAGCTTCCTCTTACGCGCCCTGCGCTCGGGCCTGTCGGACATCGCCATGAACAAGGTCGACGTCGACTGGATCGCCGACTCCAAGAAACGCGAGGCCGAGGGGATCGAGAAGTCGCTGAAGGCCGCCGCCGAGATCGACGCCAAACAGGCGGCGGGCGCGGCCCCGTCCCTGCCGCTGGAGGCCTACGCCGGGACCTGGCGCGATCCGTGGTACGGCGACATCGTCATCGCGCCGAAGACCGAGGGGCGCGGCCGCAACCGCAAGACGGGCCTGTGGCTGCGCTTCACCCACACCCCCGCGCTGCAGGGTTGGCTGGAGCCCTACGACGGCGAGACCTTCCGCACCCGCTTCCCCGACAAGCGCGAGGAGGACGCCTTCGTGACCTTCAAGCTCGAGAACGGCCAACCGGTCACGGCGACGCTGAAGGGCGTCTCGCCCGACATCGACTTCTCCTACGACTACCAGGACCTGAAGCTGACAAGGATGACCTGA
- a CDS encoding TonB-dependent receptor plug domain-containing protein produces the protein MTKYKFTPLLGVVLALPGAAALAQAPTSPPASGAPRGQASTQYSSQAHPDKANKNDQPSTVGDVVVSARANDVRTSIDSISYSLADDLQAATGTLAEALRNVPSVDVDPQGNVSLRGDANVTILVDGRPSAILSGPNRGDAILQMPGDRYSRIEVMTNPSAAYSPEGQAGSST, from the coding sequence ATGACGAAGTATAAGTTCACTCCGCTGCTCGGAGTGGTTTTGGCCTTGCCGGGTGCGGCCGCCCTGGCGCAAGCGCCTACTTCGCCGCCCGCATCCGGTGCGCCGCGGGGCCAAGCATCGACCCAGTATTCGTCTCAGGCCCATCCTGATAAGGCCAACAAGAACGATCAGCCCTCGACCGTCGGCGATGTCGTCGTCAGCGCCCGCGCCAATGATGTGCGGACCTCGATCGATTCCATCAGCTACAGCCTGGCCGACGATCTTCAGGCCGCGACCGGCACCCTCGCCGAGGCCCTGCGCAATGTGCCTTCGGTCGATGTCGACCCCCAGGGCAATGTCTCCCTGCGAGGCGACGCCAATGTCACCATACTGGTCGATGGTCGTCCCTCGGCCATACTGTCGGGGCCGAACCGGGGCGACGCCATCCTGCAGATGCCGGGCGATCGCTATTCGCGCATCGAGGTCATGACCAATCCTTCGGCCGCCTATAGCCCCGAGGGACAGGCGGGGTCATCAACCTGA